A single Klebsiella variicola DNA region contains:
- the ompA gene encoding porin OmpA produces MKKTAIAIAVALAGFATVAQAAPKDNTWYAGGKLGWSQFHDTGWYNSSLNNNGPTHESQLGAGAFGGYQVNPYLGFEMGYDWLGRMPYKGDQVNGAFKAQGVQLTAKLGYPITDDLDIYTRLGGMVWRADSSNSIAGDNHDTGVSPVFAGGVEWAVTRDIATRLEYQWVNNIGDAGTVGVRPDNGMLSVGVSYRFGQEDAAPVVAPAPAPAPEVTTKHFTLKSDVLFNFNKATLKPEGQQALDQLYTQLSNMDPKDGSAVVMGFTDRIGSEAYNQQLSEKRAQSVVDYLVAKGIPAGKISARGMGKSNPVTGNTCDNVKARAALIDCLAPDRRVEIEVKGYKEVVTQPAA; encoded by the coding sequence ATGAAAAAGACAGCTATCGCGATTGCAGTGGCACTGGCTGGCTTCGCTACCGTAGCGCAGGCCGCTCCGAAAGATAACACCTGGTATGCAGGTGGTAAACTGGGTTGGTCCCAGTTCCATGACACTGGCTGGTACAACAGCTCTCTGAACAACAATGGTCCAACCCACGAAAGCCAGCTGGGCGCTGGTGCGTTCGGTGGTTACCAGGTTAACCCGTACCTCGGTTTCGAAATGGGTTACGACTGGCTGGGCCGTATGCCGTATAAAGGCGACCAGGTTAATGGCGCATTCAAAGCTCAGGGCGTTCAGCTGACCGCTAAACTGGGTTACCCGATCACTGACGATCTGGACATCTACACCCGTCTGGGCGGCATGGTATGGCGCGCAGACTCCAGCAACAGCATCGCTGGCGACAACCACGACACTGGCGTATCTCCGGTATTTGCTGGCGGCGTAGAGTGGGCTGTGACTCGTGACATCGCTACCCGTCTGGAATACCAGTGGGTTAACAACATCGGCGACGCGGGCACCGTTGGCGTTCGTCCGGACAACGGCATGCTGAGCGTGGGTGTTTCCTACCGTTTCGGTCAGGAAGATGCTGCACCGGTTGTAGCTCCGGCTCCGGCTCCGGCTCCGGAAGTGACTACCAAGCACTTCACCCTGAAGTCTGACGTTCTGTTCAACTTCAACAAAGCAACCCTGAAACCGGAAGGTCAGCAGGCTCTGGATCAGCTGTACACCCAGCTGAGCAACATGGATCCGAAAGACGGTTCTGCAGTTGTTATGGGCTTCACCGACCGTATCGGTTCCGAAGCTTACAACCAGCAGCTGTCTGAGAAACGTGCTCAGTCCGTTGTTGACTACCTGGTTGCTAAAGGCATCCCGGCTGGCAAAATCTCCGCACGCGGTATGGGTAAATCCAACCCGGTTACTGGCAACACCTGTGACAACGTGAAAGCTCGCGCTGCACTGATCGACTGCCTGGCCCCGGATCGTCGTGTAGAGATCGAAGTTAAAGGCTACAAAGAAGTTGTAACTCAGCCAGCGGCTTAA
- the matP gene encoding macrodomain Ter protein MatP: protein MKYQQLENLESGWKWKYLVKKHREGELITRYIEASAAQAAVDDLLTLENEPVLVHAWIEQHMNPALMNRMKQTIRARRKRHFNAEHQHTRKKSIDLEFVVWQRLAGLAQRRGKTLSETIVQLIEDAEHKEKYASKMSSLKHDLQELLGKE, encoded by the coding sequence ATGAAATATCAACAACTGGAAAATCTTGAAAGCGGCTGGAAATGGAAATATCTGGTAAAGAAGCACCGGGAAGGTGAGCTGATTACCCGCTACATTGAGGCCAGCGCTGCGCAAGCTGCGGTAGATGACTTGCTGACGCTCGAGAATGAACCTGTGCTGGTGCATGCCTGGATTGAGCAGCATATGAATCCGGCGCTGATGAACCGCATGAAGCAGACCATCCGCGCGCGACGAAAACGGCATTTTAACGCGGAGCATCAGCACACGCGTAAGAAGTCTATCGATCTGGAGTTTGTCGTCTGGCAGCGTCTTGCCGGCCTGGCGCAGCGGCGGGGTAAAACCTTGTCCGAAACCATCGTGCAGCTGATTGAGGATGCTGAGCATAAAGAGAAGTACGCCAGCAAAATGTCGAGCCTGAAACACGATCTGCAGGAACTGTTAGGCAAAGAGTAG
- a CDS encoding AAA family ATPase, which yields MTITKLTRTDLAPDMEPYQALFAQADLSQPAPSLSGDLQPRLFYALEQLLCTPAVSSFMLVKAPEEPEYLQWLTAETRTLHEPTAPLYGVRYDVDGARVTLSPAQRAEDNFASTAPVVAADWVEAEQLFGCVRQFNGDITLQPGLVHQANGGVLVISLRTLLAQPLLWVRLKNMVTRQRFDWLSIDESRPLPVSIPSMPLSLKVMLVGERESLADFQEMEPELCAQAIYSEYEDTLQFADAETLKAWCQWVWQNAQQLTLPGPAADAWPLLIDEGTRYTGDQETLPLSPLWIARQLREAAAFCEGEEITGEEMQTMLARREWREGYLAERMQDEILQEQILIETEGECVGQINALSVIEFPGHPRAFGEPSRISCVVHIGDGEFIDVERKAELGGNIHAKGMMIMQAFLMSELELEQQLPFSASLTFEQSYSEVDGDSASMAELCALISALANVPINQSIAITGSVDQFGRVQPVGGLNEKIEGFFTICQQRGLTGKQGVIIPAANVRHLSLSHELRQAVAENQFAIWAIDDITEALPMLTQLMWDGEGQTLRQTIQERIAQATQQETRHRFPWPLRWLGGTSSN from the coding sequence TTGACCATTACGAAACTGACCCGAACCGACCTTGCGCCCGATATGGAACCTTATCAGGCGCTGTTTGCCCAAGCTGATCTCTCTCAACCGGCCCCCTCTCTCTCGGGCGATCTGCAGCCGCGTCTGTTCTACGCGCTTGAGCAATTGCTGTGCACGCCGGCAGTCTCCTCCTTCATGCTGGTGAAAGCCCCCGAAGAACCGGAGTATCTGCAATGGCTGACGGCAGAAACCCGTACGCTGCATGAACCTACCGCCCCGCTCTACGGGGTCCGCTATGACGTTGACGGCGCTCGCGTGACGCTCTCCCCGGCGCAACGGGCTGAGGATAATTTTGCCAGCACCGCCCCGGTCGTCGCGGCCGATTGGGTAGAGGCGGAACAGCTGTTTGGCTGCGTACGCCAGTTTAACGGCGACATCACCCTCCAGCCAGGCCTGGTTCATCAGGCCAATGGTGGCGTGCTGGTAATCTCGCTTCGCACACTGCTGGCGCAGCCGCTTCTGTGGGTGCGCCTGAAAAATATGGTGACCCGTCAGCGGTTTGACTGGCTCTCCATCGATGAGTCGCGCCCGCTGCCGGTCAGCATTCCCTCCATGCCGCTGAGCCTGAAAGTCATGCTGGTCGGCGAACGCGAATCGCTGGCGGATTTCCAGGAAATGGAACCAGAGCTTTGCGCTCAGGCGATCTACAGTGAGTATGAAGACACTTTGCAGTTTGCTGACGCCGAGACGCTGAAAGCCTGGTGCCAGTGGGTATGGCAAAATGCCCAGCAGCTGACGCTGCCAGGTCCGGCGGCCGACGCCTGGCCACTGCTGATCGATGAGGGGACGCGCTACACCGGCGATCAGGAGACCCTGCCACTCAGTCCGCTATGGATAGCCCGCCAGCTGCGAGAGGCCGCCGCGTTCTGCGAAGGCGAGGAGATTACTGGCGAAGAAATGCAGACGATGCTGGCACGCCGGGAGTGGCGTGAAGGCTACCTCGCAGAACGAATGCAGGATGAAATCCTGCAGGAACAGATCCTGATTGAAACCGAAGGCGAATGCGTCGGGCAGATCAACGCCCTGTCGGTGATTGAATTCCCCGGCCATCCGCGCGCATTCGGTGAACCTTCGCGCATCAGCTGCGTCGTGCACATTGGTGATGGCGAGTTTATTGATGTCGAACGCAAAGCCGAGCTCGGCGGCAATATTCATGCGAAAGGCATGATGATCATGCAGGCTTTTCTGATGTCCGAGCTGGAGCTGGAGCAGCAGCTTCCGTTCTCCGCTTCGCTGACCTTCGAACAGTCCTACAGTGAAGTGGACGGCGACAGCGCCTCCATGGCTGAACTCTGCGCCTTAATCAGCGCGCTGGCCAATGTGCCGATTAATCAGAGCATTGCGATTACCGGTTCTGTCGACCAGTTTGGTCGCGTGCAGCCGGTCGGCGGTCTGAACGAAAAAATTGAAGGTTTCTTCACTATCTGTCAACAGCGCGGGCTAACCGGTAAACAGGGCGTCATTATCCCTGCGGCCAACGTTCGTCATCTCAGTCTTAGCCATGAGCTCCGTCAGGCCGTTGCCGAAAACCAGTTTGCCATCTGGGCCATTGACGATATTACCGAAGCGCTGCCGATGCTGACCCAACTGATGTGGGACGGTGAAGGGCAGACGCTGCGACAAACCATTCAGGAGCGGATAGCGCAGGCGACCCAGCAAGAGACTCGCCATCGTTTTCCGTGGCCGCTACGCTGGTTAGGTGGGACAAGTTCTAACTGA
- the fabA gene encoding bifunctional 3-hydroxydecanoyl-ACP dehydratase/trans-2-decenoyl-ACP isomerase, which produces MVDKRESYTKEDLLASGRGELFGAKGPQLPAPNMLMMDRVIKMSETGGNYDKGYVEAELDINPDLWFFGCHFIGDPVMPGCLGLDAMWQLVGFYLGWLGGEGKGRALGVGEVKFTGQVLPTAKKVTYRIHFKRIVNRRLIMGLADGEVLVDDRLIYTANDLKVGLFQDTSAF; this is translated from the coding sequence ATGGTAGATAAACGCGAATCCTATACAAAAGAAGATCTTCTTGCCTCTGGTCGTGGTGAACTGTTCGGCGCGAAAGGCCCGCAGTTGCCAGCACCAAACATGCTGATGATGGACCGCGTCATCAAAATGAGCGAAACCGGTGGTAACTATGACAAAGGTTATGTTGAGGCGGAACTCGACATCAACCCGGACCTGTGGTTCTTCGGTTGCCACTTCATCGGCGATCCGGTGATGCCGGGCTGCCTGGGCCTGGATGCGATGTGGCAGCTGGTCGGGTTCTATCTTGGCTGGCTCGGCGGCGAAGGCAAAGGCCGTGCGCTGGGCGTTGGCGAAGTGAAATTCACCGGTCAGGTTCTGCCGACCGCGAAAAAAGTCACCTACCGCATCCACTTCAAGCGCATTGTTAACCGTCGTCTGATTATGGGCCTGGCGGATGGCGAAGTGCTGGTTGACGATCGTCTGATCTATACCGCGAACGATCTGAAAGTCGGCCTGTTCCAGGATACTTCCGCTTTCTGA
- the rmf gene encoding ribosome modulation factor — translation MKRQKRDRLERAHQRGYQAGIAGRSKEMCPYQSLNQRSWWLGGWREAMEDRVLTA, via the coding sequence ATGAAGAGACAAAAACGAGATCGCCTGGAACGGGCACATCAACGTGGATATCAAGCGGGTATCGCGGGGAGATCGAAAGAAATGTGTCCATACCAGAGCTTGAATCAACGCTCATGGTGGCTGGGAGGCTGGCGAGAAGCCATGGAGGACAGGGTACTAACGGCCTGA
- the pqiC gene encoding membrane integrity-associated transporter subunit PqiC — MKKWLLVAAVCVMTACSSGGESKTYYQLPVVQGGAQSAASQGARLLWVEQVSIPDYLAGNGVVYQTTDVQYVIANNNLWASPLDQQLRTTLVANLSQQLPGWVVSSQPLGSEQDTLNVAVNGFHGRYDGRVIVSGEWLLKHQGQLIKRPFNIVLKQQQDGYDAMVKTLAQAWSQEAVAIAGELNRLP; from the coding sequence ATGAAAAAATGGTTACTGGTGGCAGCCGTTTGCGTGATGACGGCGTGCAGTAGCGGCGGTGAGAGCAAAACATATTACCAGTTGCCGGTGGTGCAAGGCGGCGCGCAGAGCGCCGCCAGCCAGGGGGCACGTCTGCTGTGGGTTGAGCAGGTCAGCATCCCGGATTATCTGGCGGGCAATGGAGTGGTCTATCAAACCACCGATGTGCAGTATGTAATCGCCAATAATAATCTGTGGGCCAGCCCGCTGGACCAGCAGCTGCGTACTACGCTGGTGGCAAACCTCAGCCAGCAGTTGCCGGGCTGGGTAGTGTCGTCCCAACCCTTGGGCAGCGAGCAGGATACGCTCAATGTGGCGGTAAATGGCTTTCACGGGCGCTACGACGGGCGGGTTATCGTCAGCGGCGAGTGGCTATTGAAGCATCAGGGACAGCTGATTAAGCGCCCGTTTAACATCGTGCTCAAGCAGCAGCAGGATGGCTATGACGCGATGGTGAAGACCCTGGCCCAGGCGTGGAGCCAGGAGGCGGTGGCCATTGCCGGCGAGCTTAACCGTCTGCCATAA
- the pqiB gene encoding intermembrane transport protein PqiB, which produces MENKSGEAKVQKVKNWSPVWIFPIVTALIGAWILFYHYSHQGPEVTLITTNAEGIEGGKTRIKSRSVDVGVVESATLTDDLTHVEIKARLNSGMQKLLHNDSVFWVVKPQVGREGISGLGTLLSGAYIELQPGSKGSVPAQYPLLDSPPLASPDAKGIRILLESSKAGQLSPGDPVLFRGYRVGSVETSTFDAQKRHITYQLFINAPNDRLVTTNVRFWKDSGIAVDLTAAGMRVEMGSLSTLFGGGVSFDIPEGLDLGEPVANKTEYHLFDDQKSIQDSVFTEHIDYVMFFKDSVRGLQPGAPVEFRGIRLGTVGKVPFFIPGLKQRLNDDYRIPVEVRVEPQRLVNQLGGDPNIRAHIDDLINRGLRGSLKTGNLVTGALYIDLDFYPKAPPRGKIQEFNGYPIIPTISGGLAQIQQRLMDALDKINNLPLNPLLEQATSTLAQSEKTMQHVQTTLDSLNKITSSQSMQQLPADMQTTLRELNRSMQGFQPGSAAYNKMVADMQRLDQVLRELQPVLKTLNDKSNALVFEAKDKKDPQPKGAK; this is translated from the coding sequence ATGGAAAATAAGAGCGGAGAAGCGAAAGTGCAGAAGGTGAAGAACTGGTCACCGGTGTGGATCTTCCCTATCGTCACTGCGCTGATCGGAGCGTGGATCCTGTTTTATCATTACAGCCATCAGGGACCAGAGGTCACGCTGATCACCACTAACGCGGAAGGCATTGAAGGGGGAAAAACCCGGATCAAGAGCCGCAGCGTGGATGTTGGGGTGGTAGAGAGCGCGACGCTGACCGACGATTTAACCCACGTGGAAATCAAAGCTCGCCTCAATTCCGGCATGCAGAAATTACTGCATAACGATTCCGTCTTCTGGGTGGTGAAACCGCAGGTAGGGCGCGAGGGGATCAGTGGTCTCGGGACATTATTGTCCGGGGCCTATATTGAACTGCAGCCGGGGTCGAAGGGTTCGGTGCCGGCGCAGTATCCGCTGCTGGATTCTCCGCCGCTGGCCTCGCCGGATGCCAAGGGGATCCGGATTTTGCTGGAAAGCAGCAAGGCAGGCCAGCTGTCGCCAGGCGACCCGGTGCTGTTCCGCGGTTATCGCGTGGGGTCGGTGGAAACCAGCACCTTTGATGCGCAGAAACGTCATATCACTTATCAGCTGTTCATCAACGCGCCTAATGACCGCCTGGTGACCACTAACGTTCGCTTCTGGAAGGACAGCGGGATCGCCGTTGATTTGACCGCGGCGGGGATGCGCGTCGAGATGGGCTCGTTGTCGACGCTGTTTGGCGGCGGGGTGAGCTTCGATATTCCGGAAGGACTGGACCTCGGCGAGCCGGTGGCGAACAAAACGGAATATCACCTGTTTGACGATCAGAAGAGCATCCAGGATTCGGTCTTTACCGAGCATATCGATTACGTGATGTTCTTCAAAGACTCGGTTCGTGGCCTGCAGCCCGGCGCGCCGGTGGAGTTCCGCGGCATCCGTCTGGGAACCGTCGGCAAAGTGCCGTTCTTTATTCCTGGGCTGAAGCAGCGTTTGAACGATGACTATCGCATTCCGGTGGAAGTGCGGGTTGAACCGCAGCGTCTGGTCAATCAGCTCGGCGGCGATCCGAATATTCGCGCTCACATTGACGATCTGATCAACCGCGGACTGCGCGGCTCGCTGAAAACCGGTAACCTGGTGACCGGCGCGCTGTATATCGATCTCGACTTCTATCCGAAAGCGCCGCCGCGTGGGAAAATTCAGGAGTTTAACGGCTATCCGATTATCCCGACCATTAGCGGTGGACTGGCGCAGATCCAGCAGCGTCTGATGGATGCGCTGGATAAAATCAATAACCTGCCGCTCAATCCGCTACTGGAACAGGCAACCAGTACGCTGGCGCAAAGCGAGAAGACCATGCAGCATGTACAGACCACGCTGGATAGTCTGAATAAGATCACCTCCAGTCAGTCGATGCAGCAGCTACCTGCCGATATGCAGACGACGCTGCGCGAGCTGAACCGCAGCATGCAGGGCTTCCAGCCGGGCTCCGCGGCCTACAATAAGATGGTGGCCGATATGCAGCGTCTGGATCAGGTGCTGCGTGAGCTGCAGCCGGTTCTGAAAACGCTCAATGATAAGAGCAATGCGCTGGTATTTGAGGCGAAGGATAAAAAAGACCCACAGCCGAAGGGAGCGAAATAA
- the pqiA gene encoding membrane integrity-associated transporter subunit PqiA translates to MCDHHHAARHILCPQCDLLVALPQLEHRQKAACPRCGTTLTTTWDAPRQRPTAYALVALFMLLLANLFPFIYMKVGGISSEIALLEIPNVLFTEDYASLGTFFLLFVQLVPAFCLVTILLLVNRVRMPAGLKAFLARILFHLKTWGMAEIFLAGVLVSFVKLMAYGDIGIGLSFIPWCMFCLLQLRTFQCVDRRWLWDDIAPMPAITQPLKVGVAGIRQGLRSCGCCTAVLPADQTVCPRCHSKGTARRKNSLQWTLALLVTSFILYLPANIMPIMITDLLGDKMPSTIMAGVVLLWSEGSYPVALVIFIASIMVPTLKMIAIAWLCWNANGNGARDSERMHLIYEVVEFVGRWSMIDVFVIAVLSALVRMGGLMNIYPAIGAVMFALVVVMTMFSAMTFDPRLLWDREPDSSHEEIQQHGK, encoded by the coding sequence ATGTGCGATCACCATCATGCTGCGCGACATATTTTATGTCCCCAATGTGATTTGCTGGTGGCTTTGCCGCAGCTTGAGCATCGCCAGAAAGCCGCCTGCCCGCGCTGCGGTACAACGTTAACCACCACGTGGGACGCGCCTCGCCAGCGTCCCACGGCTTACGCGCTGGTCGCGCTGTTTATGCTGCTGCTGGCCAACCTGTTTCCTTTTATCTATATGAAAGTGGGTGGCATCAGCAGCGAAATAGCGCTGCTGGAAATTCCCAACGTGCTGTTTACCGAGGATTACGCCAGCCTCGGCACCTTCTTTTTGCTCTTTGTACAACTGGTACCGGCCTTTTGTCTGGTCACCATTTTGCTGCTGGTCAATCGGGTCAGGATGCCCGCTGGGCTGAAGGCGTTTCTGGCGCGCATTTTGTTTCACCTCAAGACCTGGGGCATGGCGGAGATCTTTCTTGCCGGCGTGCTGGTGAGCTTCGTCAAACTGATGGCCTACGGCGATATCGGCATCGGCCTGAGCTTTATTCCCTGGTGCATGTTTTGCCTGCTGCAGTTACGCACCTTCCAGTGCGTCGACCGCCGCTGGCTATGGGATGATATTGCCCCTATGCCGGCGATTACCCAGCCGCTGAAGGTCGGGGTAGCCGGGATCCGCCAGGGGCTGCGCTCCTGCGGCTGCTGCACGGCGGTGTTACCGGCCGACCAGACCGTCTGCCCGCGCTGTCACAGCAAAGGGACGGCGCGGCGTAAAAATAGCCTGCAGTGGACGCTGGCGCTGCTGGTGACCTCATTTATTCTCTATCTTCCCGCCAATATTATGCCGATCATGATCACCGATCTGCTGGGCGATAAAATGCCGTCGACCATTATGGCCGGGGTGGTGTTACTGTGGAGCGAGGGCTCCTATCCGGTGGCGCTGGTGATCTTTATCGCCAGTATTATGGTGCCGACGCTGAAGATGATCGCTATCGCCTGGCTGTGCTGGAATGCTAACGGCAACGGCGCGCGCGATTCGGAACGCATGCATCTGATTTATGAAGTGGTGGAATTTGTTGGCCGCTGGTCAATGATTGACGTTTTTGTCATCGCCGTGCTCTCTGCGCTGGTGCGCATGGGAGGGTTGATGAATATCTATCCCGCCATCGGCGCGGTCATGTTTGCGCTGGTGGTGGTGATGACCATGTTTTCAGCGATGACGTTTGATCCCCGTTTACTGTGGGATCGTGAGCCAGATTCAAGCCATGAGGAAATACAACAACATGGAAAATAA
- a CDS encoding ABC transporter ATP-binding protein → MSLISMHGAWLSFSDAPLLDNAELHIEDNERVCLVGRNGAGKSTLMKILNREQGLDDGRIIYEQDLIVARLQQDPPRNVAGTVYDFVAEGIAEQAAYLKAYHDVSHQVMTDPSDKNLNELARLQEQLDNLGLWQLDSRINEVIEQLGLNADAQLASLSGGWLRKAALGRALVSGPRVLLLDEPTNHLDIETIDWLEGFLKSFKGTIIFISHDRSFIRNMATRIVDLDRGKLVTYPGNYDQYLLDKEEALRVEELQNAEFDRKLAQEEVWIRQGIKARRTRNEGRVRALKAMRRERGERREVMGSAKMQVEEASRSGKIVFEMENVNYQVDGKVLVKDFSAQIQRGDKIALIGPNGCGKTTLLKLMLGQLQADSGRIHVGTKLEVAYFDQHRAELDPDRTVMDNLAEGKQEVMVNGKPRHVLGYLQDFLFHPKRAMTPVRALSGGERNRLLLARLFLKPSNLLILDEPTNDLDVETLELLEELIDGYQGTVMLVSHDRQFVDNTVTECWIFEGGGHIGQYVGGYHDARGQQAQSLAQKQTIVKKTTEVAQPKAETVKRGGNKLSYNLQRELEQLPQKLETLEAELQTLQEQVADPDFFGQSHDRTQQVLAQLAEAEQALEAAFERWEYLEGLKNGA, encoded by the coding sequence ATGTCACTGATTAGTATGCACGGCGCCTGGCTTTCATTCAGCGATGCGCCGCTGCTGGATAATGCTGAACTGCATATCGAAGATAACGAACGCGTCTGTCTGGTTGGGCGCAACGGCGCCGGTAAATCGACCCTGATGAAGATCCTTAACCGTGAACAGGGGCTGGATGACGGGCGTATTATTTATGAACAGGATCTGATCGTCGCGCGTCTGCAGCAGGATCCGCCGCGCAACGTTGCCGGTACGGTGTACGATTTCGTCGCCGAAGGGATCGCCGAACAGGCCGCTTACCTGAAGGCCTACCATGATGTTTCGCATCAGGTGATGACCGACCCGAGCGACAAAAATTTAAATGAACTGGCCCGTCTGCAGGAACAGTTGGATAACCTGGGCCTGTGGCAGCTGGATAGCCGCATCAATGAAGTGATCGAGCAGCTTGGTCTTAACGCCGACGCGCAGCTGGCTTCGCTTTCCGGCGGCTGGTTGCGTAAAGCGGCGCTGGGCCGTGCCCTGGTCAGCGGGCCGCGCGTGCTGTTGCTGGATGAACCGACGAACCACCTCGATATCGAAACTATCGACTGGCTGGAAGGGTTCCTGAAAAGCTTTAAAGGCACCATTATCTTTATTTCGCACGACCGCTCCTTCATCCGCAACATGGCGACGCGCATCGTCGATCTCGATCGCGGCAAGCTCGTGACCTATCCGGGCAATTACGATCAGTATCTGCTGGATAAAGAAGAAGCGCTGCGGGTTGAAGAGCTGCAGAATGCTGAATTCGACCGCAAGCTGGCCCAGGAAGAGGTGTGGATCCGCCAGGGGATTAAAGCGCGTCGTACCCGCAACGAAGGCCGCGTTCGTGCCCTGAAAGCGATGCGTCGCGAGCGCGGCGAGCGCCGGGAAGTGATGGGCAGTGCGAAGATGCAGGTGGAAGAGGCTTCGCGCTCCGGCAAAATCGTTTTCGAAATGGAGAACGTCAACTATCAGGTTGACGGCAAAGTGCTGGTGAAAGATTTCTCCGCGCAAATCCAGCGCGGCGATAAGATTGCCCTGATCGGCCCCAATGGCTGCGGGAAAACCACGCTGCTGAAGCTGATGCTTGGCCAGTTGCAGGCCGACAGCGGGCGGATCCACGTTGGCACCAAGCTGGAAGTCGCCTACTTCGACCAGCACCGTGCAGAGCTGGATCCGGACCGGACGGTGATGGATAACCTCGCCGAAGGTAAGCAAGAGGTGATGGTTAACGGTAAGCCGCGGCACGTGCTGGGCTATCTGCAGGACTTCCTGTTCCATCCGAAACGGGCGATGACGCCAGTCCGCGCGCTGTCCGGCGGGGAGCGTAACCGTCTGCTGCTGGCGCGACTGTTCCTGAAACCCAGTAACTTATTGATTCTCGATGAACCGACAAACGACCTTGATGTCGAAACGCTGGAGCTGCTGGAAGAGCTGATCGATGGCTATCAGGGCACCGTGATGCTGGTCAGCCACGATCGTCAGTTTGTCGACAATACCGTGACCGAGTGCTGGATCTTCGAAGGCGGCGGCCATATTGGTCAGTACGTCGGCGGTTATCACGACGCCCGCGGTCAGCAGGCCCAGTCTTTGGCGCAAAAGCAGACGATCGTTAAAAAAACGACGGAAGTCGCTCAGCCAAAAGCAGAAACTGTCAAACGCGGCGGGAACAAACTAAGCTATAACCTGCAGCGCGAGCTGGAGCAACTGCCGCAGAAGCTGGAAACGCTTGAGGCCGAACTGCAAACGCTGCAGGAGCAGGTAGCCGATCCTGACTTCTTTGGCCAATCGCACGATCGTACGCAGCAAGTGCTGGCGCAGCTGGCCGAAGCGGAGCAGGCGCTGGAAGCCGCCTTTGAACGCTGGGAATATCTCGAAGGATTAAAGAACGGCGCCTGA